From Pseudothermotoga thermarum DSM 5069, a single genomic window includes:
- the hisA gene encoding 1-(5-phosphoribosyl)-5-[(5-phosphoribosylamino)methylideneamino]imidazole-4-carboxamide isomerase encodes MVVIPAIDIMDGKCVRLEKGDFSKVEVFQDDPAKQVLMFQELGFEIVHVVDLDAAKTGKLVNFEIIKKIRKETFIKIQYGGGVRSEEVVKKLLDIGVDFVILGTAIFRNQKFVEKVIGDFGADLFVACIDFMDNQVRLSGWQEQSFLTVEEAVEKVKTLGFKRLLYTDISSDGTLSGHDVNLALKMRKLFGGFLISSGGINSDRNIQKLQEVGVDGVVVGKAIYLSKIDLKRWSKR; translated from the coding sequence ATGGTTGTAATCCCTGCGATAGACATAATGGATGGCAAGTGTGTGAGGTTGGAAAAAGGCGATTTCTCCAAGGTGGAGGTTTTTCAAGACGATCCTGCAAAACAAGTTTTGATGTTTCAAGAGCTTGGCTTTGAAATAGTACACGTGGTTGATCTTGATGCCGCAAAAACTGGAAAGCTGGTGAACTTTGAGATCATCAAAAAAATCAGAAAAGAAACTTTCATAAAAATACAGTACGGCGGAGGTGTCAGAAGCGAGGAAGTCGTCAAAAAACTTTTGGACATTGGGGTAGATTTTGTGATTCTTGGAACTGCGATTTTTCGCAACCAAAAGTTCGTTGAAAAAGTGATCGGTGATTTTGGAGCGGATTTGTTCGTCGCTTGCATCGATTTCATGGACAACCAAGTGAGACTTTCAGGTTGGCAAGAACAATCTTTTTTGACGGTTGAAGAAGCCGTTGAAAAGGTTAAAACACTTGGTTTTAAAAGATTGTTGTATACAGACATATCTTCTGATGGAACACTCTCAGGTCACGATGTAAATTTGGCTTTGAAAATGAGAAAACTTTTTGGAGGATTTTTGATTTCTTCTGGGGGAATAAATTCGGATCGAAACATTCAAAAACTTCAAGAAGTTGGCGTGGATGGTGTTGTGGTTGGAAAAGCCATATACCTTTCAAAAATAGACTTAAAGAGGTGGTCAAAACGTTAG
- the hisF gene encoding imidazole glycerol phosphate synthase subunit HisF has translation MVKTLAKRIIPCLDVNKGKVVKGVRFVNLVDAGDPVECARRYDEFGADELVFLDITASYEERKIIVDVVKRVAEEIFIPFTVGGGIRSLKDIREILMAGADKVSINTAAVENPKFVEEAAKIFGSQCIVVAIDAKKHPDGFHVYIKGGRVDTKLDAVEWAKTVENLGAGEILLTSVDRDGTKLGYDLELVAVVAKAVNIPVIASGGASKHEDFLNVFQVGADAALAASVFHFGQISIFELKKYLKTNGIEVRLDD, from the coding sequence GTGGTCAAAACGTTAGCAAAAAGGATTATCCCATGTCTCGATGTGAATAAGGGTAAGGTTGTGAAAGGTGTTAGATTCGTGAACCTTGTTGATGCCGGTGATCCGGTGGAATGCGCTAGAAGGTACGATGAATTTGGCGCCGACGAACTTGTTTTCTTGGATATCACGGCTTCGTACGAAGAAAGAAAAATCATTGTGGACGTTGTTAAAAGAGTGGCGGAGGAAATATTCATACCTTTTACCGTTGGAGGTGGGATAAGAAGCTTGAAAGATATTCGAGAAATCCTTATGGCTGGCGCGGACAAAGTCTCGATAAACACAGCTGCTGTCGAAAACCCAAAATTCGTTGAAGAAGCTGCTAAAATCTTCGGCTCACAGTGTATCGTTGTGGCTATAGATGCCAAAAAGCATCCAGATGGATTTCACGTTTACATAAAAGGTGGGAGAGTTGACACCAAGTTGGATGCCGTAGAATGGGCAAAAACCGTCGAAAACCTTGGGGCCGGTGAAATTTTGTTGACTTCCGTGGACAGAGATGGTACCAAACTTGGATATGATCTTGAACTCGTCGCAGTAGTAGCAAAAGCTGTCAACATTCCTGTAATAGCTTCAGGAGGAGCCAGTAAGCACGAGGATTTTTTGAATGTTTTTCAAGTAGGCGCAGATGCCGCGCTTGCTGCCTCGGTTTTTCATTTTGGCCAGATCTCAATTTTCGAGTTGAAAAAATACTTAAAAACCAATGGAATTGAGGTGAGGTTAGATGATTGA
- the hisIE gene encoding bifunctional phosphoribosyl-AMP cyclohydrolase/phosphoribosyl-ATP diphosphatase HisIE — protein sequence MIDLSSIKFDEKGLVPVVVQDFHSKQVLMVAYMNSESLNLTLQTGYMYYFSRSRNQIWKKGETSGNYQILKCLKVDCDKDALLAQVEQIGNACHTGNKSCFFTTLYGEESKDDVLKRLMEIIEDRKNNPKEGSYTVYLLKSGLDKILKKIGEESSEVIIAAKNEEKDQVVWEVSDLVYHLSVLLSYLQITWDDIFEHLKSRMKE from the coding sequence ATGATTGATCTTTCGAGTATAAAGTTCGACGAAAAGGGACTTGTCCCGGTCGTTGTTCAAGATTTTCACAGCAAGCAAGTTTTGATGGTTGCTTACATGAACAGTGAAAGTCTGAATTTGACCCTTCAAACAGGTTATATGTATTACTTTAGCAGAAGCAGAAATCAGATTTGGAAGAAGGGAGAAACGTCTGGAAATTATCAGATTCTCAAATGCTTAAAGGTTGATTGCGATAAAGACGCTTTGCTTGCCCAAGTTGAGCAAATTGGTAACGCATGCCACACTGGAAATAAAAGCTGTTTTTTTACAACTTTGTACGGTGAAGAATCAAAAGATGATGTTTTGAAAAGGCTCATGGAAATCATAGAGGACAGAAAAAACAACCCTAAAGAAGGTTCCTACACAGTTTATTTGCTTAAAAGCGGACTTGATAAAATTTTAAAAAAGATTGGTGAAGAATCTTCCGAAGTGATAATTGCAGCCAAAAACGAGGAAAAAGATCAAGTCGTGTGGGAAGTGTCAGATCTTGTTTATCACCTTTCTGTGCTTTTGAGTTATCTTCAGATCACCTGGGATGATATTTTTGAACATCTCAAATCCCGCATGAAAGAGTAG
- a CDS encoding cyclic 2,3-diphosphoglycerate synthase, whose product MRRRVIIMGAAGRDFHNFNVYFRDNPDYEVVAFTATQIPDIEGRVYPPELAGKLYPNGIPIEPEEKLVELIKKYQVDEVILAYSDLSHQYVMERAAIVTAAGADFKLMGPNHTMLKASKPVVAVCAVRTGCGKSQTTRRVLDILRSKGLKVISVRHPMPYGNLVEQKVQRFASYEDLDRYKCTIEEREEYEPHIDRKSVVYAGVDYEAILKSVEAENPDVILWDGGNNDFPFYKPDLLIVVADPHRAGHEVSYYPGMTNLLMADVVVINKEETANPENIEIVRKNIEKWNPRAIVVDAASPIFVEDHQMIKGKRVLIVEDGPTLTHGEMRYGAGYVAAKKFGAREIVDPRPFAVGSIVDTYKKYSHLDLILPAMGYGEKQIRELEQTINVCDADLVIMGTPVDLRRVMKLNKPAVRVRYELQEIGRPNLEEILDEFVKTKCNKF is encoded by the coding sequence ATGAGGCGTAGAGTCATCATCATGGGTGCAGCTGGTAGGGATTTTCACAACTTCAACGTGTACTTTAGGGACAATCCGGATTACGAGGTAGTTGCGTTCACAGCCACCCAGATTCCTGATATCGAAGGTAGGGTTTATCCTCCAGAACTTGCAGGAAAACTTTATCCAAATGGTATACCGATAGAACCGGAGGAAAAACTTGTTGAGCTCATAAAGAAATACCAAGTTGACGAAGTGATACTTGCGTACAGTGACCTTTCTCACCAATACGTTATGGAAAGGGCTGCTATAGTTACAGCGGCAGGTGCAGATTTCAAACTCATGGGTCCAAACCACACTATGCTCAAAGCTTCGAAACCAGTCGTTGCCGTTTGTGCAGTTAGAACTGGATGTGGAAAAAGTCAAACCACAAGAAGAGTTTTGGACATACTTCGCTCGAAAGGTTTGAAGGTCATTTCCGTTCGTCATCCAATGCCGTACGGTAACCTTGTGGAGCAAAAAGTCCAAAGGTTTGCCAGTTACGAAGATCTTGATAGATACAAGTGCACCATAGAAGAAAGGGAAGAGTATGAGCCTCACATCGATAGAAAATCCGTTGTCTATGCAGGTGTTGACTACGAGGCTATTTTGAAAAGTGTTGAAGCGGAAAATCCCGATGTGATACTTTGGGATGGTGGAAACAACGACTTTCCATTCTACAAACCTGATCTTCTCATAGTGGTTGCAGACCCACACAGAGCGGGCCATGAGGTTTCCTACTATCCCGGTATGACAAACCTTTTGATGGCTGACGTGGTAGTTATAAACAAGGAAGAGACGGCGAATCCCGAAAACATAGAAATTGTCAGGAAAAACATCGAAAAATGGAATCCAAGGGCAATCGTTGTTGATGCTGCTTCCCCCATTTTCGTTGAAGATCATCAAATGATAAAAGGAAAACGTGTCTTAATAGTTGAAGATGGTCCAACTCTAACCCACGGTGAAATGCGTTACGGTGCAGGGTACGTCGCAGCTAAAAAATTTGGCGCCCGCGAGATAGTCGATCCAAGACCGTTTGCAGTCGGATCGATTGTGGATACTTATAAGAAGTACAGCCACTTGGATTTGATATTACCTGCGATGGGCTACGGTGAAAAACAAATCAGAGAGCTTGAACAGACAATCAACGTATGTGATGCCGATCTTGTCATAATGGGAACACCGGTGGACTTAAGAAGGGTAATGAAGCTCAACAAACCCGCAGTACGTGTAAGGTACGAATTACAAGAAATCGGCAGGCCAAACTTGGAAGAAATCTTGGATGAATTTGTGAAAACAAAGTGCAACAAGTTTTGA
- the miaB gene encoding tRNA (N6-isopentenyl adenosine(37)-C2)-methylthiotransferase MiaB yields MKIYIKTYGCQMNENDTEIMAGILAQKGHQIVDDLDQADVVILNTCVVRQKSQDKYHSALGQLLKMKKEGKIKLVGISGCGANLEAEQLIKDGADFVLGSRSILAVAEVLERAASGEKVIYLEDTICSDMSSLPRSRSSTHHAWVTIIHGCNRFCTYCIVPYTRGREKSRPMEDVLAEVKKLAESGVKEITFLGQNVDAYGKDLKDGTSLAKLINKASEIEGIERIWFLTSYPTDITDELIETVAKNPKAAKSFHIPIQSGSNRILRLMNRRYTREQFAELVEKIRKIVPQASISSDVIVGFPTETEEDHQQTVEIVKTLQFERLNLAIYSPRPGTVASKYFKDDVPREVKVRRLNELLELQKEINKKLNERYLNQVVELFVEGKTKDGLYYGRDIRNKIILFKASALQIGQRVLVKITRITAGPLYGELVTS; encoded by the coding sequence ATGAAGATTTACATAAAAACTTATGGCTGTCAAATGAACGAAAATGACACAGAAATCATGGCGGGAATATTAGCTCAAAAGGGTCATCAAATTGTGGATGACCTAGATCAAGCTGATGTTGTTATTTTAAACACTTGTGTCGTTAGACAAAAATCCCAGGATAAATACCACTCAGCTTTGGGACAGCTTTTGAAGATGAAAAAAGAAGGAAAAATAAAACTCGTTGGTATAAGTGGTTGTGGGGCCAACTTGGAAGCAGAACAATTGATAAAAGACGGGGCAGATTTCGTGCTAGGTTCTAGATCAATTCTCGCTGTGGCAGAAGTTTTGGAAAGAGCCGCATCAGGAGAAAAAGTAATTTATTTGGAAGATACCATATGCTCAGATATGTCTTCTTTACCGCGCTCTAGATCTTCAACACATCATGCATGGGTAACAATCATCCATGGTTGCAATAGATTTTGCACTTACTGTATTGTTCCTTACACAAGAGGCCGTGAGAAAAGTAGGCCAATGGAAGATGTTCTAGCTGAGGTTAAAAAACTTGCGGAATCCGGCGTGAAAGAAATCACGTTCTTGGGCCAAAACGTTGATGCTTATGGAAAAGATCTGAAAGATGGCACATCGTTAGCAAAATTGATAAACAAAGCAAGCGAAATTGAAGGCATAGAAAGGATATGGTTTTTAACCTCTTATCCGACGGATATAACCGATGAGTTGATAGAAACCGTGGCTAAAAATCCAAAGGCAGCCAAATCTTTTCACATCCCCATTCAATCCGGTAGTAACAGAATCTTGAGATTGATGAATCGAAGGTACACACGCGAGCAGTTTGCCGAACTAGTTGAAAAGATTAGAAAAATCGTACCGCAAGCCTCCATAAGCAGCGATGTGATAGTTGGTTTTCCAACGGAAACAGAGGAAGATCATCAACAAACTGTTGAGATTGTAAAAACGCTGCAGTTTGAGCGCCTCAACTTGGCTATATATTCCCCAAGACCAGGTACAGTCGCAAGCAAGTATTTCAAAGACGATGTTCCACGGGAAGTTAAAGTCAGAAGGTTGAATGAACTTCTAGAGCTTCAAAAGGAAATAAACAAAAAGCTCAACGAAAGGTATCTAAACCAAGTTGTAGAGCTCTTTGTCGAGGGAAAAACAAAAGACGGTCTTTACTATGGAAGAGACATAAGAAATAAAATCATCCTGTTCAAAGCTTCCGCGCTTCAAATTGGCCAGCGCGTCTTAGTAAAAATTACCCGCATTACGGCAGGTCCTCTGTACGGAGAACTTGTGACTTCCTAG
- the rpsB gene encoding 30S ribosomal protein S2, producing the protein MPVVTMKQLLEAGAHFGHRTRRWNPKMAPYIYGERKGIYIIDLQKTLKLLEEACDFVRAKASEGATMLFVGTKKQAQHVIREEAKRCGAFYVDNRWLGGLLTNFNTIKNRIARLIELEQMEENGELSKLPKKEQSKVRRELEKLRKNLGGLKGMTKLPDIVYIVDPRKEKNAVAEANRLGIPIVAIVDTNCDPDPIDFVIPANDDAIRSIKLITSKIADAYLEGREGVSFAEQPEVQAQSEEMQVSEESLDISDLFEETELEEE; encoded by the coding sequence ATGCCGGTTGTAACGATGAAACAGCTACTTGAAGCGGGAGCACATTTTGGTCACAGAACCAGAAGATGGAATCCAAAGATGGCTCCGTACATCTACGGAGAAAGGAAAGGTATTTACATCATCGACCTTCAAAAAACTTTGAAACTCCTTGAAGAAGCTTGTGATTTTGTAAGGGCCAAAGCAAGTGAAGGAGCAACCATGCTTTTTGTTGGAACAAAGAAGCAAGCTCAACATGTTATAAGAGAAGAGGCTAAAAGATGTGGTGCTTTCTACGTTGACAACAGATGGCTTGGTGGTCTTTTGACAAACTTCAACACCATCAAAAACAGGATAGCAAGGTTGATTGAACTTGAACAAATGGAAGAAAACGGTGAACTTTCCAAACTCCCCAAGAAAGAACAAAGCAAAGTTCGTAGAGAATTGGAAAAACTCAGAAAGAACTTGGGTGGATTGAAAGGCATGACAAAACTTCCCGACATAGTTTACATCGTTGATCCAAGAAAAGAAAAGAACGCCGTTGCTGAAGCAAACAGGTTAGGCATACCGATAGTTGCCATCGTTGACACAAACTGTGATCCTGATCCAATCGATTTTGTCATACCCGCCAACGACGATGCCATAAGATCGATAAAACTGATTACCTCAAAGATAGCCGATGCTTATCTTGAAGGTAGAGAAGGTGTATCCTTCGCCGAGCAGCCTGAAGTGCAAGCGCAATCTGAAGAAATGCAGGTTAGCGAAGAATCCTTGGACATCTCCGATCTGTTCGAAGAAACTGAGTTAGAGGAGGAATAA
- a CDS encoding FmdB family zinc ribbon protein, translating into MPIYRYLCQSCKKEVTVLKGINDPDPKCPDCGQPMEKQIPKVQIKGGNSSCSAQSCSGCSGCSSK; encoded by the coding sequence GTGCCTATATACAGATATTTATGTCAAAGCTGCAAAAAAGAAGTGACGGTTTTAAAGGGTATCAATGATCCAGATCCAAAATGTCCAGATTGCGGACAACCCATGGAGAAACAAATTCCAAAGGTTCAAATAAAGGGTGGAAACAGTTCTTGTTCAGCGCAAAGCTGTAGCGGTTGTTCTGGCTGTTCTTCCAAATGA
- a CDS encoding Lon protease family protein produces the protein MFALKATYDDLVYNSPYLPEFKTIGEIKPFEGFIGQERAIRAFETALNINERGFNVFVVGVPQTGRRTLVTNFLMQRAIKMNKPKDWIYVYNFSNPSEPKAISLEPGKGVQFKRDMEKLAEDVIEAIEKMFESEDYAAKKAELEDEYMARKTRLWEELREKAAQLGFAVQLTPTGVITVPVYEGKPVTPEVLETLPEEVKNAFNENSRKLKHIIEGTLYKSRKLDREYKEKLIELDKYAALFTVGSMFEEMIKQYEENEGVVEYLKEVEKDILDNLVQLKTEQQEFKEVLKKRYSVNLFVDNSQTFGAPVIFERNPTYANLVGKVEYYSRSGMLFTDFTLIKPGALHKANGGFLILEAENVLRNPFAWEGLKRCLLSGEIVVENLETALGFSNIVSLRPQSIPLDVKVFLIATPRIYYLLYEYDEDVRKLFKIKGEFDWEMDANAENVQKYLGFISSVCCRYNLPELDREAVRRVLWYSARLAADKRKFSMRFGEISSLIREACSIASQRGSKIVEEQDVKEAFERSEERVNLLQTKYDEHILQRYLMIETTGEKVGQVNGLTVLDLGDYSFGIPVKITAKVHLGQPGVVDLQREADLSGRIHSKAVLTIASFFGQRYVQKFPLTLSATLNFEQVYSIVEGDSASLAEVVALISAIANVPVKQGIAVTGSMNQNGEAQPVGGVTEKVEGFHRACKLQGLTGEQGVIIPKANLENLVLKDEVLEDIKKGLFHIWTVEHVDEVIEILTGRKPGKQIGVGKFEKGTVNDLVVKALEKAYKMAEKIEAGKKAKRKGKNRRKKRG, from the coding sequence GTGTTTGCCTTGAAGGCCACTTATGATGATCTTGTTTACAACAGCCCCTATTTACCTGAGTTCAAAACCATTGGGGAGATAAAACCTTTTGAAGGTTTCATAGGTCAGGAGAGGGCAATAAGAGCTTTTGAAACCGCTTTGAACATAAACGAAAGGGGTTTCAACGTTTTTGTAGTTGGTGTTCCACAAACTGGAAGACGAACACTTGTGACAAACTTTCTCATGCAAAGAGCCATTAAGATGAACAAACCAAAGGATTGGATTTACGTTTACAATTTCTCAAACCCATCTGAGCCAAAAGCGATTTCCCTTGAGCCAGGAAAAGGTGTGCAGTTCAAACGGGATATGGAAAAATTAGCCGAAGATGTTATAGAAGCTATAGAGAAAATGTTTGAAAGCGAAGATTATGCTGCAAAAAAAGCAGAATTGGAAGATGAGTACATGGCGAGAAAGACGCGCCTTTGGGAAGAACTTAGAGAAAAAGCCGCGCAACTTGGTTTTGCTGTCCAATTGACTCCAACTGGGGTCATAACTGTTCCCGTTTACGAAGGAAAACCTGTTACACCCGAAGTTTTGGAAACTTTGCCTGAGGAGGTCAAAAACGCTTTCAACGAAAATAGCAGAAAACTTAAACACATCATCGAAGGAACTCTTTACAAATCCAGGAAACTGGATAGAGAATACAAAGAAAAATTGATCGAGTTAGATAAGTATGCCGCTCTGTTTACCGTTGGTTCAATGTTTGAGGAAATGATAAAGCAATACGAAGAAAACGAAGGCGTAGTTGAATACTTGAAAGAAGTTGAAAAGGATATATTGGATAATCTGGTTCAGCTTAAAACAGAACAACAAGAATTCAAGGAAGTTCTTAAAAAACGTTATTCGGTGAATTTGTTCGTTGATAATTCGCAAACATTTGGAGCACCGGTAATTTTTGAAAGAAACCCAACTTATGCAAACTTGGTTGGAAAGGTAGAATACTATAGCCGCTCTGGTATGTTGTTTACCGATTTTACCTTAATCAAGCCAGGAGCTCTTCACAAAGCCAACGGTGGTTTTTTGATATTGGAAGCCGAAAACGTTTTGAGAAATCCGTTCGCTTGGGAAGGTTTAAAAAGATGCCTTCTTTCGGGAGAAATAGTGGTGGAAAATTTGGAAACAGCCCTTGGATTCTCAAACATAGTGTCCTTAAGGCCTCAATCGATACCGTTGGATGTCAAGGTCTTTTTGATCGCAACCCCAAGGATTTACTATTTGCTGTACGAATACGATGAAGACGTTAGAAAGCTTTTCAAAATAAAAGGAGAATTCGATTGGGAAATGGATGCAAACGCCGAAAATGTTCAAAAATATCTTGGGTTTATCTCATCCGTTTGTTGTAGGTACAACTTGCCTGAACTAGACAGAGAAGCTGTGCGGCGCGTACTTTGGTATTCCGCAAGGCTTGCTGCCGATAAGAGAAAATTTTCTATGAGATTTGGAGAAATAAGCAGTCTCATACGAGAGGCATGCTCGATAGCAAGCCAGAGGGGAAGCAAAATCGTTGAGGAGCAAGATGTCAAAGAAGCCTTCGAGCGCTCCGAAGAAAGGGTCAATTTACTTCAAACAAAGTACGATGAGCACATTTTGCAAAGATATTTGATGATAGAAACAACCGGGGAAAAAGTTGGACAAGTGAATGGCTTGACCGTTTTGGATCTTGGAGATTATTCCTTTGGTATACCGGTTAAGATCACGGCCAAAGTTCACCTAGGTCAACCTGGTGTGGTTGATTTGCAAAGGGAAGCTGATTTGAGCGGCAGAATTCACAGCAAAGCTGTTTTGACTATAGCAAGCTTTTTCGGTCAAAGGTATGTGCAAAAATTTCCGCTTACTTTGAGCGCTACTTTGAACTTCGAACAAGTTTACAGCATAGTGGAAGGCGATAGCGCATCTTTGGCAGAAGTTGTGGCTTTGATATCAGCCATAGCCAATGTTCCAGTGAAGCAAGGAATAGCCGTTACAGGTTCTATGAACCAAAACGGAGAGGCTCAACCAGTTGGTGGTGTAACTGAAAAGGTGGAAGGTTTTCATAGAGCTTGCAAGTTGCAAGGTTTGACAGGAGAACAAGGAGTTATAATTCCCAAGGCAAATTTGGAAAACTTGGTTTTGAAAGATGAGGTACTTGAAGATATTAAAAAAGGTTTATTCCACATTTGGACCGTTGAACACGTCGATGAGGTAATAGAGATTCTCACCGGAAGAAAACCAGGTAAACAAATTGGGGTTGGAAAATTCGAAAAAGGTACAGTGAACGATTTAGTTGTAAAAGCACTCGAGAAAGCGTACAAAATGGCGGAAAAAATTGAAGCAGGAAAGAAGGCAAAGAGGAAAGGCAAAAACAGAAGAAAGAAAAGAGGTTAA
- the tsaB gene encoding tRNA (adenosine(37)-N6)-threonylcarbamoyltransferase complex dimerization subunit type 1 TsaB, translating to MKILALDTSTDVLVVGFKDEEKFLSLTYKGIERHATKLAPMVKLLLDAAQVEPAKIDVLGCGVGPGSLTGLRIGISFVQGLACAFGKKITPVVSAKVLAKNFSTYDGEIVVARKAREGYVYIACYKNDEQIVEPTVKQIEEAKKIVGEMQNPMIVGDAKKFFLDVAKLAPDALENINAQILIEEVEALTKNGSNFEPALVQPLYLQKSIAEINFEKRKQG from the coding sequence ATGAAAATTTTAGCCCTCGATACTTCAACAGATGTTCTTGTGGTTGGTTTTAAAGATGAAGAAAAGTTTTTATCGTTAACCTACAAAGGAATCGAAAGACATGCCACAAAATTGGCTCCGATGGTAAAGCTTTTGCTGGATGCAGCACAGGTTGAACCGGCAAAAATAGACGTTCTTGGATGCGGTGTTGGACCAGGCAGCTTAACTGGTTTAAGAATCGGTATTTCTTTTGTTCAAGGATTGGCTTGTGCTTTTGGAAAAAAGATCACACCAGTTGTGTCGGCAAAGGTCTTGGCAAAGAACTTTTCCACTTACGATGGAGAGATAGTGGTGGCAAGAAAGGCACGAGAAGGTTACGTTTACATAGCCTGCTACAAGAACGACGAACAAATCGTTGAGCCCACGGTAAAACAAATCGAAGAAGCGAAAAAAATCGTTGGTGAAATGCAAAATCCCATGATTGTGGGCGATGCGAAAAAGTTCTTTTTGGATGTTGCCAAACTTGCACCGGATGCGCTTGAAAATATAAACGCTCAGATATTGATTGAAGAAGTCGAAGCACTGACAAAAAATGGTTCAAACTTTGAACCAGCGTTGGTTCAACCACTTTATTTGCAAAAATCAATCGCAGAGATAAATTTTGAAAAAAGAAAACAAGGTTAA